Proteins from a genomic interval of Amycolatopsis sp. cg13:
- a CDS encoding glutaminase domain-containing protein gives MSSSEGPREVSRRDALRWAGTGAAAAAALWCAPELVQSTASAAPAGTLNPLRPPATPLIVRSPYLSTWQAADNLPGTWSTFWTGHVTALCGIARIDGAAYVFAGAPQLPSGPSLTPMSQNSLRVTATRSIYELSGGGVTLTVTFFSPVDPGNLQRQCVPFGYVTIAAASTDGRTHAVSLHFDTSAEWLQWDSATPVGWQRQESGGITSLSVQAASPGALAEDGHDQPRWGSLVVAAPSGATWQIGQDTVVRATSANGGALPGTSDPDQPRAISDRWPVLAFAKDLGVVAPGAAADPLVVAIGHVRTPAVSYLGAQLAPWWTHYWSSWQDMVAWFHADYPAALAAGIALDQRIDSEASAAAGGGGTGDHYAAICALALRQAFGGTELVDRNGSPWAFLKEISSSGNVSTVDVIYPALPGYLHLSPDFVRLLLEPVLDYAEHGGWPMTFSEHDIGASYPNAAGHNDGNEESMPVEESANMLIMSAAVAQRLDSAAAKTFVNAHYGILRQWAEYLVGNTLDPGNQNQTDDFTGWIAHSANLALKGIIGVGAMAVLADVTGNSADALRYRSISRSYISQWTTLANDGSHLRMAYDQPGTWSLKYNGFADRLLGLDLVPLGTAAREAAWYQSKRGAHGVPLDLRHDYTKADWELWTAAWLTDHADIRATLIEGVYSFANTTGSRVPFSDWYFVADARQSGFQARPVAAGYLALLPHPAASTTSWRRIQNQRSGKLLAVQDMSLSDIADVTQWQDNGTVDHVWTVVDSGDGTVRIMNRNSGKVLAVHDQSLDNGAHVQQFQDNGTPDHLWRIVDAGGGWWKLRNVHSGKVMAVDQQSTADGAQVTQWDDNGTPDHLWRFI, from the coding sequence ATGTCCTCCTCCGAAGGTCCCCGCGAAGTCAGCCGCCGCGACGCCCTGCGCTGGGCGGGCACCGGCGCGGCCGCGGCCGCCGCGCTCTGGTGCGCCCCGGAACTGGTCCAGTCCACCGCCTCGGCGGCTCCGGCGGGCACGCTGAACCCGCTGCGCCCGCCCGCGACGCCGCTCATCGTGCGTTCGCCGTACCTCTCGACCTGGCAGGCCGCGGACAACCTGCCCGGCACCTGGTCGACGTTCTGGACCGGGCACGTCACCGCGCTGTGCGGGATCGCCCGGATCGACGGCGCGGCGTACGTGTTCGCCGGGGCGCCGCAGCTGCCGTCCGGTCCGAGCCTGACGCCGATGTCGCAGAACTCCTTGCGGGTCACCGCGACTCGCTCGATCTACGAACTCTCCGGCGGCGGCGTGACCCTCACCGTCACCTTCTTCTCGCCGGTCGATCCCGGCAACCTCCAGCGGCAGTGCGTGCCGTTCGGCTACGTCACCATCGCCGCCGCGAGCACCGACGGCCGGACGCATGCTGTCTCGCTGCATTTCGACACGTCGGCCGAATGGCTGCAATGGGATTCGGCCACGCCGGTCGGCTGGCAGCGGCAGGAATCCGGCGGCATCACGTCGCTGAGCGTCCAGGCCGCTTCGCCGGGCGCGCTCGCCGAGGACGGGCACGACCAGCCGCGCTGGGGTTCGCTCGTGGTCGCGGCGCCTTCTGGCGCGACCTGGCAAATCGGGCAGGACACGGTCGTGCGCGCGACGTCGGCGAACGGGGGAGCGCTGCCCGGGACCAGCGATCCGGACCAGCCGCGGGCGATCAGCGACCGCTGGCCCGTCCTCGCGTTCGCCAAAGATCTGGGCGTCGTCGCGCCCGGGGCGGCGGCCGATCCGCTGGTGGTGGCGATCGGGCACGTCCGCACCCCCGCCGTCAGCTACCTCGGCGCGCAGCTGGCGCCGTGGTGGACGCACTACTGGTCGTCGTGGCAGGACATGGTCGCCTGGTTCCACGCCGACTACCCGGCCGCGCTCGCCGCCGGGATCGCGCTGGACCAGCGGATCGACAGCGAAGCCTCCGCCGCGGCTGGCGGGGGCGGTACCGGCGACCATTACGCGGCGATCTGCGCGCTCGCGCTGCGGCAAGCGTTCGGCGGCACCGAATTGGTCGACCGGAACGGCTCGCCGTGGGCGTTCCTGAAGGAGATCTCGTCCAGCGGCAACGTGTCCACAGTGGACGTGATCTATCCGGCGCTGCCCGGTTATCTCCATCTCTCGCCGGACTTCGTGCGCTTGTTGCTGGAACCGGTCCTCGACTACGCCGAACACGGCGGCTGGCCGATGACCTTCTCGGAACACGACATCGGCGCGTCCTATCCGAACGCCGCCGGGCACAACGACGGCAACGAGGAGAGCATGCCGGTCGAAGAATCGGCCAACATGCTCATTATGTCCGCCGCGGTGGCGCAGCGCTTGGATTCCGCGGCGGCGAAGACTTTCGTCAACGCCCACTACGGAATTCTGCGGCAGTGGGCTGAATACCTGGTAGGAAACACGCTCGACCCGGGCAACCAGAACCAGACCGACGACTTCACCGGCTGGATCGCGCACAGCGCCAACCTCGCGTTGAAGGGCATCATCGGCGTCGGCGCGATGGCCGTTCTCGCTGATGTCACCGGCAACTCCGCCGATGCCTTGCGGTATCGGTCCATTTCGCGGTCTTACATCAGCCAATGGACGACGCTGGCCAACGACGGTTCGCACCTGCGGATGGCGTATGACCAGCCCGGCACCTGGAGCCTGAAGTACAACGGTTTCGCGGACCGGTTGCTTGGGCTCGACTTGGTGCCACTCGGCACTGCCGCGCGTGAAGCTGCTTGGTATCAATCAAAACGAGGCGCGCACGGTGTCCCGCTGGACCTCCGTCACGACTACACGAAAGCCGACTGGGAACTGTGGACGGCCGCCTGGCTGACCGACCACGCCGACATCCGCGCGACGCTCATCGAAGGCGTCTACAGCTTCGCCAACACGACGGGTTCGCGGGTTCCGTTCTCGGACTGGTACTTCGTCGCTGATGCCCGGCAGTCCGGCTTCCAAGCGCGCCCGGTCGCTGCCGGGTATCTGGCTTTGCTGCCGCATCCGGCTGCTTCGACGACTTCGTGGCGGCGGATCCAGAACCAGCGGTCCGGGAAACTCCTGGCGGTGCAGGACATGTCGCTTTCGGACATTGCTGATGTGACGCAGTGGCAGGACAATGGCACGGTCGATCACGTGTGGACAGTCGTGGACAGCGGCGACGGGACTGTCCGGATTATGAACCGCAACAGCGGAAAGGTGCTGGCGGTGCACGACCAGAGCCTGGACAACGGTGCGCACGTGCAGCAGTTCCAGGACAACGGAACGCCGGATCACCTGTGGCGCATCGTAGACGCGGGCGGCGGTTGGTGGAAGCTGCGGAACGTCCACAGTGGAAAGGTGATGGCAGTCGATCAACAGTCCACTGCGGACGGTGCACAGGTGACGCAGTGGGACGACAACGGGACGCCGGACCACTTGTGGAGGTTCATCTGA
- a CDS encoding gamma-glutamyltransferase family protein encodes MVQTRPTLQGTFGMVSSTHWLASAAAMAVLEDGGNAYDAAVAGAFVLHVVEPHLNGPGGEVPMILAPAGGAPKVLCGQGPAPAGATIEHYTSLGLDLVPGTGPLAAAVPGAVEAWLLLLHDHGTKSLREVLKYAIHYAADGHPAVERVGATVETVRELFENEWTTSAELYLPGGVAPKPGGLLKNPALAETWRRLIAEAEAAGSDREAQIEAARKAWREGFIAEALADFAAKPAMDSSGERHAGTLAADDIAAFRPTYEDPVTHTWNGWTVAKAGLWSQGPAFLQQLALLPDELEYATPEYYHRLIEGTKLAMADREAWYGDSTEVPIEALLSPEYSEVRRKLIGDRASFDLRPGSPEGREPQLSRHAHYVAGGGVTASAIGAGEPTVAKDGLTRGDTCHLDVVDRWGNMIAATPSGGWLQSNPVVPELGFPLGTRLQMAWLDPGLPNSLAPGKRPRTTLSPSLALRDGVPVMAFGTPGGDQQDQWNFHFFLGTALREKVRGGLDLQGAIDAPNWHTDSFPSSFYPRGMAAGSVTVESRIGADVIAALEERGHDVTVGEPWSEGRLCAVARDPETGVLSAAANSRGEQGYAAGR; translated from the coding sequence ATGGTCCAGACGCGCCCGACGCTGCAGGGCACCTTCGGCATGGTGTCGTCCACCCACTGGCTCGCCTCGGCGGCCGCGATGGCGGTCCTCGAGGACGGCGGCAACGCCTACGACGCCGCGGTCGCGGGCGCGTTCGTGCTGCACGTCGTCGAGCCGCACCTCAACGGTCCCGGCGGCGAGGTGCCGATGATCCTCGCCCCGGCGGGCGGCGCGCCGAAGGTGCTGTGCGGGCAAGGGCCCGCGCCGGCGGGCGCGACGATCGAGCACTACACCTCGCTCGGCCTTGACCTCGTCCCCGGCACCGGCCCGCTCGCCGCCGCGGTGCCCGGCGCGGTCGAGGCGTGGCTCCTCCTGCTGCACGACCACGGCACGAAGTCGCTGCGCGAGGTCCTCAAGTACGCCATTCACTACGCGGCGGACGGACACCCGGCGGTGGAGCGCGTCGGCGCGACGGTGGAGACCGTCCGCGAGCTGTTCGAGAACGAATGGACGACGTCGGCCGAGCTGTACTTGCCCGGCGGGGTCGCGCCGAAACCTGGTGGCCTGCTGAAGAATCCCGCGCTCGCCGAGACCTGGCGCCGGCTGATCGCGGAAGCGGAGGCGGCCGGGAGCGATCGGGAAGCGCAGATCGAGGCGGCGCGGAAAGCGTGGCGCGAAGGGTTTATCGCCGAGGCGCTTGCCGACTTCGCTGCGAAACCGGCGATGGATTCTTCCGGCGAACGGCACGCGGGCACCCTCGCCGCCGACGACATCGCCGCGTTCCGGCCGACCTACGAGGACCCGGTCACCCACACCTGGAACGGCTGGACTGTCGCGAAAGCCGGGCTGTGGAGCCAAGGTCCGGCGTTTCTGCAGCAGCTCGCGCTCCTGCCGGACGAGCTGGAGTACGCGACGCCGGAGTACTACCACCGGCTCATCGAGGGCACGAAGCTCGCGATGGCCGACCGTGAAGCCTGGTACGGCGACAGCACCGAAGTGCCCATCGAGGCGCTGCTTTCCCCGGAGTACAGCGAAGTCCGGCGCAAACTGATCGGCGACCGGGCGTCGTTCGACCTGCGTCCTGGCAGCCCGGAAGGCCGCGAGCCTCAGCTGAGCCGGCACGCGCACTACGTCGCGGGCGGCGGGGTCACCGCGTCGGCGATCGGGGCGGGGGAGCCGACCGTCGCGAAGGACGGCCTGACCCGCGGCGACACGTGCCACCTTGACGTCGTCGACCGCTGGGGCAACATGATCGCCGCGACGCCGAGCGGCGGCTGGCTGCAGTCCAACCCGGTCGTGCCGGAGCTGGGTTTCCCGCTGGGCACCCGGCTGCAGATGGCGTGGCTCGACCCGGGCCTGCCGAACTCGCTCGCACCGGGCAAACGGCCGCGCACCACGCTTTCGCCGTCGCTCGCGCTGCGCGACGGCGTGCCGGTGATGGCGTTCGGCACGCCCGGCGGCGACCAGCAGGACCAGTGGAACTTCCACTTCTTCCTCGGCACGGCGTTGCGCGAGAAGGTTCGCGGCGGGCTCGACCTGCAGGGCGCGATCGATGCCCCGAACTGGCACACCGACAGCTTCCCGAGTTCGTTCTACCCGCGCGGCATGGCGGCGGGGAGCGTGACGGTGGAGTCGCGGATCGGTGCGGACGTCATTGCCGCGCTGGAGGAGCGGGGCCACGACGTGACCGTGGGGGAGCCGTGGTCGGAGGGCCGGTTGTGCGCGGTGGCGCGGGATCCTGAGACCGGGGTGCTTTCGGCGGCGGCGAATTCGCGCGGGGAGCAGGGGTACGCCGCCGGGCGGTAG
- a CDS encoding LysR family transcriptional regulator has protein sequence MERRQLEYFVAIAEHGGFTHAARALRVAQPSLSRAISKLEQDLGVELFHRVGRNAVLSSAGELLAGRARLVLRDLDALRAAARMAGDGPAGRIDVAATSSSALEPVISIIAEMRTRYPGVLVSTSAALSAAEVVAMVVQGRCETGVCGSAERPVGPGLVAHHLRDEELLLVAPPGTEIGSDGVVERAELSGMQFIVTTSPTAVRGFFDRLAASVPDLSIAAEVGDRSVVLPMVLRGIGASLMPDGWADLARRAGAEVLRFAPPEKLPQWLIYRSGPIAAATQAFVDITLASGGTDSIGA, from the coding sequence ATGGAACGCCGTCAGCTGGAGTACTTCGTCGCGATCGCCGAGCACGGCGGGTTCACGCACGCGGCCCGGGCGTTGCGGGTGGCGCAGCCGTCGTTGTCGCGGGCGATTTCGAAGCTGGAACAGGACCTCGGCGTCGAGCTGTTCCACCGGGTCGGGCGCAACGCGGTGCTGTCGAGCGCCGGCGAGCTGCTGGCCGGACGCGCCCGGCTGGTGCTGCGCGACCTCGACGCCCTGCGCGCCGCCGCGCGGATGGCGGGCGACGGACCGGCCGGGCGGATCGACGTCGCGGCCACGTCGTCGTCCGCGCTGGAGCCGGTGATCAGCATCATCGCCGAGATGCGCACGCGGTACCCGGGCGTTTTGGTGAGCACGTCGGCGGCGTTGTCGGCGGCCGAGGTGGTCGCGATGGTGGTGCAGGGGCGTTGCGAGACCGGGGTGTGCGGGAGCGCGGAACGGCCGGTCGGGCCAGGTCTGGTCGCGCATCATCTGCGGGACGAAGAGCTGCTGTTGGTCGCCCCGCCGGGCACCGAGATCGGTTCGGACGGGGTCGTCGAGCGGGCTGAACTCAGCGGCATGCAGTTCATCGTCACCACGTCGCCGACGGCGGTGCGCGGGTTCTTCGACCGGCTCGCGGCGAGCGTGCCGGATCTGTCGATCGCGGCCGAGGTGGGCGACCGGAGCGTCGTGCTGCCGATGGTGCTGCGCGGGATCGGCGCGAGCCTGATGCCGGACGGCTGGGCGGATCTCGCCCGCCGGGCCGGCGCCGAGGTGCTCCGGTTCGCGCCGCCGGAGAAGCTCCCGCAGTGGTTGATATATCGGTCCGGGCCGATTGCCGCGGCAACTCAGGCCTTTGTGGACATCACCCTCGCTTCTGGCGGGACTGACAGCATCGGCGCATAG
- a CDS encoding YbiU family protein yields MQLPPLPHWETTPDDLPAAIREIKAALRTRIEASGRTVEEVFAVVEARVAAAVEEIEAAKVRGEAIWPELDYADIEAGRVADEDLARLRRRGCLVVRGHFPREQALDWDAGIVEYVEGNRFFEQYRGPGDDFFGTVGSRPEIYPIYWSPAQMEARQSDRMARVQAFLNAQWRSESDGVRWFDPGRDSLYPDRIRRRPPGTDSGGLGTHLDPGTLDLWMTEAYQRAFRHLFDGTVESYDPWDAAHRTAGPQFEGSTMCSVFRTFQGWTALSDMEHDQGVLHTVPIPEAMGYLLLRPLLADVPEDEMCGVTVNQVFPASEKWHSLLLRASSGIPDVRAGDSVWWHCDLIHSVAPVENQRGWGNVMYIPAAPWCPRNEAYAGSVREAFESGSSPSDFPAEHYERSWPDRFAPGQLNATGRSGLGIG; encoded by the coding sequence ATGCAGCTGCCCCCGTTGCCGCACTGGGAGACGACGCCGGACGACCTTCCGGCCGCGATCCGCGAGATCAAAGCCGCGCTGCGGACGCGGATCGAGGCGTCCGGACGCACTGTGGAGGAGGTTTTCGCGGTGGTCGAGGCTCGTGTCGCTGCGGCGGTCGAGGAGATCGAGGCAGCGAAAGTGCGCGGCGAGGCGATCTGGCCGGAGTTGGACTACGCCGACATCGAGGCGGGCAGAGTCGCCGACGAAGACTTAGCTCGGCTCCGGCGGCGCGGTTGTCTCGTGGTGCGCGGTCATTTCCCGCGCGAGCAGGCGCTGGACTGGGACGCGGGGATCGTCGAGTACGTCGAGGGCAACCGGTTCTTCGAGCAGTACCGCGGCCCTGGCGACGACTTCTTCGGCACCGTCGGCTCGCGGCCCGAGATCTATCCGATCTACTGGTCGCCGGCGCAGATGGAGGCGCGGCAAAGCGACCGGATGGCGCGGGTGCAGGCGTTCCTCAACGCGCAGTGGCGTTCCGAATCCGACGGCGTCCGGTGGTTCGACCCCGGCCGGGATTCGCTGTACCCGGACCGGATCCGCCGTCGTCCGCCGGGCACGGATTCCGGCGGTCTCGGCACCCATCTCGACCCGGGCACGTTGGATCTCTGGATGACCGAGGCGTACCAGCGCGCGTTCCGGCACCTGTTCGACGGCACCGTCGAGTCCTATGACCCGTGGGACGCCGCGCATCGCACGGCCGGGCCGCAGTTCGAGGGCTCGACGATGTGCTCGGTGTTCCGCACCTTCCAGGGCTGGACCGCGCTGTCCGACATGGAACACGACCAGGGTGTGCTGCACACCGTGCCGATTCCGGAGGCGATGGGTTATCTGCTGCTGCGCCCGCTGCTGGCCGACGTGCCTGAAGACGAGATGTGCGGCGTCACGGTGAATCAGGTGTTCCCGGCGAGCGAGAAATGGCATTCGTTGCTGCTGCGGGCTTCCAGCGGAATCCCGGATGTGCGGGCGGGCGATTCCGTGTGGTGGCATTGCGATCTGATCCACAGCGTCGCGCCGGTGGAGAACCAACGGGGCTGGGGCAACGTCATGTACATCCCGGCCGCGCCGTGGTGCCCGCGCAACGAGGCGTACGCCGGGTCGGTGCGCGAAGCGTTCGAGTCCGGGTCCAGTCCGTCGGACTTCCCGGCCGAGCATTACGAGCGTTCCTGGCCGGACCGGTTCGCTCCCGGGCAGCTGAACGCGACCGGGCGGAGCGGGCTCGGGATAGGGTGA
- a CDS encoding ROK family protein, with translation MTPAKPSLDLLRSLTDEHVLRALLAERQLTRAQIAAHTGISKPAVGDSVARLAEAGLLRDTGERTTGRGRVGTYYALADDLGTALVVSIGHDGAVAEAVDVFGEVLARHVEDLGRPVRPRKVAQALRKAAKQVADDAGPLRLAVVSAADPVDRDTGKLVHLPDSPFLLGELSPADVLAPLVAGPVTVDNDVNWAARAEQAAADFAYLFLGEGLGCAVVADGEVRRGHAGFAGEIAHVLTRGADGQALAFIDVFADLGVRQPDSTTIDVEALLCAIKSDDVLGTLAEAICGVLLALVTVSDPELIILGGPWGPAVLDAVSARFARLPRNVPLRAPHATDSPALAGARDEAVRALRRAVLSP, from the coding sequence GTGACCCCGGCCAAGCCCTCCCTCGACCTGCTCCGGTCGCTGACCGACGAGCACGTCCTGAGGGCGCTGCTTGCCGAACGGCAACTCACGCGCGCGCAAATCGCCGCCCACACCGGCATTTCCAAGCCCGCGGTCGGCGACAGCGTCGCGCGGCTCGCCGAGGCCGGGCTGCTGCGCGACACCGGCGAACGCACCACCGGCCGCGGCCGCGTCGGCACCTATTACGCGCTGGCCGACGACCTCGGCACGGCCTTGGTCGTGAGCATCGGCCACGACGGCGCGGTCGCCGAAGCCGTCGACGTTTTCGGCGAGGTGCTGGCCCGGCACGTCGAAGACCTCGGCCGGCCCGTGCGTCCGAGGAAGGTCGCTCAGGCGCTCCGCAAGGCTGCGAAACAGGTCGCCGACGACGCCGGGCCGCTCCGGCTCGCGGTCGTCAGCGCGGCCGATCCGGTCGACCGCGACACCGGGAAACTGGTCCATCTGCCCGATTCCCCGTTCCTGCTCGGGGAACTCTCTCCCGCCGACGTCCTCGCGCCGCTCGTCGCGGGCCCGGTCACCGTCGACAACGACGTGAACTGGGCGGCCCGCGCCGAGCAGGCCGCCGCCGATTTCGCCTACCTCTTCCTCGGCGAAGGCCTCGGCTGCGCGGTGGTCGCCGACGGCGAAGTGCGTCGCGGACACGCCGGTTTCGCCGGGGAAATCGCGCACGTCCTCACGCGCGGCGCGGACGGGCAGGCGCTCGCTTTCATCGACGTCTTCGCGGATCTCGGTGTCCGCCAACCGGATTCGACCACGATCGACGTCGAAGCCCTGCTGTGCGCGATCAAATCCGACGACGTCCTCGGCACCCTCGCCGAGGCGATCTGCGGCGTGCTCCTGGCTTTGGTCACCGTGTCCGACCCGGAACTCATCATCCTGGGCGGCCCATGGGGCCCCGCCGTGCTCGACGCAGTGTCGGCACGCTTCGCGCGACTGCCGCGCAACGTCCCGCTTCGCGCCCCGCACGCCACGGATTCCCCCGCCCTCGCCGGCGCGCGCGACGAAGCCGTGCGTGCCTTGCGGAGGGCCGTTCTCAGCCCTTGA
- a CDS encoding trypsin-like serine protease, with amino-acid sequence MLLRRLAVLAPVAALAAVTVATPASAVIGGSVSSYGPWAVRMLVDGKPECTATAISREWIIGADHCFNEAAEPIADSRIEFRVGNLDQRLGTVVRPVPGRRDNHTLADMMLIKVTPMTITPAKLPSTGPVRPGETVRQLGWGATCAGDENSCQSDVLKQVDAKVIDPGDQRCEGMTISGGTDFCALTTTGVTAGGDSGGPVMSTADRDTIVGVTSKSDRSSVAADGDVFDQLGWIKKTIKG; translated from the coding sequence ATGCTGCTCCGCCGGTTGGCCGTCCTGGCCCCAGTCGCCGCCCTAGCCGCCGTCACTGTGGCGACCCCGGCGTCGGCCGTGATCGGCGGTTCGGTCTCCAGCTATGGCCCGTGGGCGGTGCGGATGCTGGTCGACGGCAAGCCCGAGTGCACCGCCACCGCGATCAGTCGCGAGTGGATTATCGGCGCCGACCACTGCTTTAACGAGGCAGCCGAACCCATCGCGGACTCCCGGATCGAGTTCCGCGTCGGCAATCTCGACCAGCGGCTCGGCACCGTCGTCCGGCCGGTGCCGGGCCGCCGCGACAACCACACGCTGGCCGACATGATGCTGATCAAGGTCACTCCGATGACCATCACCCCGGCGAAGCTGCCAAGCACGGGACCGGTGCGGCCGGGCGAGACGGTTCGCCAGCTCGGCTGGGGCGCGACCTGCGCCGGCGACGAGAACAGCTGCCAATCCGACGTGCTCAAGCAGGTGGACGCGAAGGTCATCGATCCCGGCGACCAGCGCTGCGAAGGCATGACCATCTCCGGCGGCACCGATTTCTGCGCGCTGACCACGACCGGCGTCACGGCGGGCGGCGACTCCGGCGGTCCGGTCATGTCCACCGCTGATCGCGACACGATCGTGGGAGTCACCAGCAAATCCGACCGCAGCAGCGTCGCGGCCGACGGCGACGTGTTCGATCAGCTGGGCTGGATCAAGAAGACCATCAAGGGCTGA
- a CDS encoding metalloregulator ArsR/SmtB family transcription factor has translation MPDDVFLALASPVRRRLLEILADGPHTAGDLAARFELSRPAVAEHLKVLRDAALVRDEAVGRQRFYHLESDPLEQVGEWLHPFERFWRSRLRSMADLLENEEETP, from the coding sequence ATGCCCGACGACGTCTTCCTCGCTCTCGCCAGTCCCGTCCGCCGGCGTCTGCTCGAGATCCTGGCGGACGGCCCGCACACCGCGGGCGACCTCGCCGCGCGGTTCGAGCTGAGCCGTCCGGCGGTGGCCGAGCACCTCAAAGTGCTGCGGGACGCCGCTTTGGTCCGCGACGAAGCTGTGGGGCGGCAACGTTTTTACCACCTGGAAAGCGATCCGCTGGAGCAGGTCGGCGAATGGCTGCACCCGTTCGAGCGGTTCTGGCGCAGCCGTTTGCGCAGCATGGCCGACCTGCTGGAAAACGAGGAGGAAACCCCGTGA
- a CDS encoding SRPBCC domain-containing protein, with the protein MTYARIGSISVDQFIAAAPEKVWRALTDPELHAKWWAPGDIGPDVGHEFHLEMPGFGSIPCRVIESEPPSKFVYTFNGDWTLTWTLVAEGQGTRLLLNHSGFDLDDKRQADACERMGPGWRDGVLPRLAKLDLG; encoded by the coding sequence GTGACGTACGCCCGCATCGGCAGCATCTCGGTCGATCAGTTCATCGCCGCCGCCCCGGAGAAGGTCTGGCGCGCGCTCACCGATCCCGAACTGCACGCGAAGTGGTGGGCGCCCGGCGACATCGGCCCGGACGTCGGCCACGAGTTCCATCTGGAGATGCCCGGGTTCGGCTCGATCCCTTGCCGCGTCATCGAATCCGAGCCGCCGTCGAAGTTCGTCTACACCTTCAACGGCGACTGGACTCTCACCTGGACGCTTGTCGCCGAGGGCCAGGGCACCCGGCTCCTGCTGAACCACTCCGGCTTCGACCTGGACGACAAACGCCAGGCGGACGCGTGCGAGCGGATGGGCCCCGGCTGGCGCGACGGCGTGCTGCCGCGGCTGGCGAAGCTGGACCTCGGCTGA
- a CDS encoding class I SAM-dependent methyltransferase: MAVVQTWLTDTRTSYDTVADSYADRLRDSIAKSPSLRMTLGLFASLVHGNGPVADVGCGTGHVTAHLKSLGLDAFGLDLSPGMIEVARRDHPGLRFAVGSMTALPLPDASAAGLLSWWALIHVPDDEAPTAISEFYRVLRPGAPVAVGFHVGDVARLKTQGYGGHAMRVYVHRRQPAQVSEWLREAGFTVTAEWVEQLDSEVPQAVVYARRPA; the protein is encoded by the coding sequence GTGGCCGTCGTGCAGACCTGGCTGACCGACACCCGGACCTCGTACGACACCGTCGCCGACAGCTACGCCGACCGCTTGCGCGATTCGATCGCCAAAAGCCCGTCGCTGCGAATGACGTTGGGTTTGTTCGCCTCGCTGGTGCACGGAAACGGCCCGGTCGCCGACGTCGGCTGCGGCACCGGGCACGTCACCGCGCACCTGAAAAGCCTTGGTCTCGACGCGTTCGGACTGGACCTTTCGCCCGGCATGATCGAGGTGGCCCGGCGGGATCACCCGGGGCTGCGGTTCGCGGTCGGGTCGATGACCGCGCTCCCGCTGCCCGACGCTTCGGCGGCCGGGCTGCTGTCGTGGTGGGCCTTGATCCACGTCCCGGACGACGAGGCGCCCACTGCGATCTCGGAGTTCTACCGCGTGTTGCGGCCCGGCGCGCCGGTCGCGGTCGGCTTCCACGTTGGCGACGTCGCCCGCTTGAAGACACAGGGCTACGGCGGGCACGCGATGCGGGTGTACGTCCACCGCCGGCAGCCCGCGCAGGTGTCGGAGTGGTTGCGGGAGGCCGGATTCACCGTCACCGCGGAATGGGTGGAGCAGTTGGACAGCGAGGTGCCGCAGGCGGTGGTCTACGCTCGCCGTCCAGCCTGA